The following are from one region of the Methanospirillum hungatei genome:
- a CDS encoding YqhA family protein has translation MLKKIIPDSNEALECKILNPIEYWLWKFRYVSFLAVVFCAIASVALFIMGTLEIIHPIKEILIATISSASDHPTLKNEEILKGFIGALDLYLIAVFFLIFSFGLYELIISKIDVARNSCDDVEHPLLQITSLDELKSKIIKVIIIILIVAFFKNVISMKMIEVSDALMLAIAILALCIGSYFLTKEH, from the coding sequence ATGCTAAAAAAAATTATTCCTGATAGTAATGAAGCACTTGAGTGTAAAATACTAAATCCAATAGAGTACTGGCTGTGGAAGTTCCGGTATGTATCTTTTCTGGCAGTGGTTTTTTGTGCTATTGCCTCTGTTGCGCTCTTTATTATGGGTACACTTGAGATTATTCATCCGATTAAAGAGATACTCATAGCAACCATTAGTTCTGCCTCAGACCATCCAACATTGAAAAATGAAGAGATATTAAAAGGATTTATTGGAGCATTAGATCTTTATCTGATAGCTGTATTCTTCCTGATCTTTAGTTTTGGTCTGTATGAGCTTATCATCTCAAAAATTGATGTGGCAAGAAATTCCTGTGATGATGTTGAGCATCCACTTCTTCAGATAACCTCTCTTGATGAACTTAAAAGTAAGATAATAAAAGTTATCATCATCATCCTGATTGTAGCATTCTTTAAAAATGTAATCTCAATGAAGATGATAGAAGTCAGTGATGCTCTTATGCTTGCAATTGCCATCCTTGCACTTTGTATTGGATCATATTTCCTGACAAAAGAACACTAA
- a CDS encoding PAS domain S-box protein, producing the protein MISVLYVDDEPDLCAASSRLFSQKGFVVDTCTSVEDAFLVLHKKTYDVIVSDYLMPRMNGIDFLVEVRKNYGDLPFIIFTGKGDEDVVLRAIEYKADSYVRKNCDLKTLLTDLAFTIENVVEKYQAKKNLEHSLKKLRHAEEIAGFGHWEYHPDTGMVLLSHGTQNICGLSGDEWPYTEFLSFAPPELEQKLSYLFHTLITKGEPFNVSYQIHRKTDGKIIYVQSLAEYDIDANVVFGVMHDVTEQYIAQQALLESEEKYRFLVTNALEPILIVDMQGSILFANSAALKLIEGDEIFSFIGRNVIEFIAPVSQKDVIRDFVEVSQGHDAYVAEYDVITAKGRRVTVESIGKAIRYEGKKADLLSLRDITDRKQAQEALRRSEEQFRSFVEHANDVVYSLSKEGLFIYISPNWTEFLGHVPEEVIGHSFTEFVHPDDLPVCTSFFYLVTHTEKKGSGVEFRARHKDGVWKWFSSTASMIHDVNTGNLVYLGIAHDISERKKTEEALRKASNQINLMNSITRHDILNKVTVILGAIEVAELECLVPEISHYFDIIENATVAIQRQIEFTREYQDLGIHEPFWQNPEQIIGNLQVPKNVTIENHVHHVSIFADPMLEKVFYNLLDNSLRHGKNVTHILVTGTDRPDGFMLSWEDDGVGVGVEEKELIFERGHGANTGLGLFLVREILALTGISIQETGKKGSGARFDMCIPKGAYSVNI; encoded by the coding sequence ATGATATCTGTTCTGTATGTAGATGATGAACCAGACCTCTGTGCTGCATCTTCCCGGTTATTTTCACAAAAGGGATTTGTTGTGGACACCTGCACTTCAGTTGAAGATGCATTTCTGGTTTTACATAAAAAAACCTATGACGTAATTGTCTCCGATTATCTCATGCCACGCATGAATGGTATTGATTTCCTGGTTGAGGTTCGAAAAAACTATGGAGATCTCCCTTTTATAATTTTTACCGGAAAAGGGGATGAAGACGTTGTTCTTCGAGCCATTGAATATAAAGCAGATTCCTATGTTCGAAAAAATTGTGATTTAAAAACTTTATTGACTGATCTTGCATTTACGATTGAAAATGTTGTAGAAAAATATCAGGCGAAAAAAAACCTTGAACACAGTCTTAAAAAGCTTCGTCATGCTGAAGAAATTGCAGGATTTGGACACTGGGAGTACCACCCGGATACCGGTATGGTGTTATTGTCACATGGCACACAAAACATCTGTGGTCTTTCCGGAGATGAATGGCCATATACGGAGTTTCTTTCCTTTGCTCCTCCCGAATTGGAACAAAAATTATCATACCTCTTTCATACCCTCATAACAAAAGGCGAACCATTTAATGTTTCATATCAGATTCACCGTAAAACTGACGGGAAAATCATATATGTTCAATCATTAGCCGAATATGATATTGATGCAAATGTTGTGTTTGGTGTTATGCATGATGTAACAGAACAATATATTGCACAACAGGCATTACTTGAAAGTGAGGAGAAATATCGTTTTCTCGTAACAAATGCTCTAGAACCCATCCTGATCGTTGATATGCAGGGGAGCATTTTGTTTGCGAATAGTGCTGCATTAAAACTGATTGAAGGGGATGAAATCTTTTCGTTCATTGGTCGGAATGTTATTGAGTTTATCGCCCCCGTTTCTCAAAAGGATGTTATTCGTGATTTTGTAGAAGTATCTCAAGGTCATGATGCATATGTGGCTGAGTATGATGTGATCACCGCAAAGGGTCGGCGGGTTACTGTTGAGAGTATTGGAAAAGCAATTCGATATGAGGGGAAAAAGGCCGATTTGCTCTCGCTTCGTGATATCACAGATCGAAAACAAGCACAGGAAGCTCTCCGAAGAAGTGAGGAACAATTCCGTTCATTTGTCGAACATGCAAATGACGTTGTCTATTCTCTCTCCAAGGAGGGATTATTTATTTATATTTCACCTAACTGGACTGAATTTCTTGGTCATGTGCCCGAAGAAGTCATCGGGCATTCTTTTACAGAATTTGTCCATCCAGATGATCTTCCTGTCTGTACTAGTTTCTTTTATTTAGTTACCCATACGGAAAAAAAAGGGAGTGGTGTTGAATTCAGGGCTCGCCATAAGGACGGGGTATGGAAATGGTTTTCATCAACAGCCTCTATGATTCATGATGTTAATACAGGTAATTTGGTTTATCTTGGTATAGCACATGATATTTCCGAACGAAAAAAGACGGAAGAAGCCCTTCGAAAGGCTTCAAATCAGATAAATCTGATGAACAGTATTACCCGGCATGATATTTTAAATAAAGTGACTGTCATCCTAGGTGCCATTGAAGTAGCAGAATTGGAATGTTTGGTTCCAGAAATATCACATTATTTTGATATTATTGAGAATGCAACCGTCGCAATTCAAAGGCAGATAGAATTTACCAGAGAATACCAGGATCTTGGCATCCATGAACCTTTCTGGCAGAATCCGGAACAAATAATTGGTAATCTGCAGGTTCCGAAAAACGTGACAATAGAGAACCATGTGCACCATGTTTCAATTTTTGCAGATCCAATGTTGGAGAAAGTGTTTTACAATCTTCTTGACAATTCACTCCGACATGGTAAGAATGTAACTCATATCCTGGTAACTGGAACAGATAGACCAGATGGGTTTATGTTAA